One region of Camelina sativa cultivar DH55 chromosome 6, Cs, whole genome shotgun sequence genomic DNA includes:
- the LOC104698870 gene encoding uncharacterized protein LOC104698870, which translates to MMATKESETTVFWDMITCPVTSSSDASRVGQCIKLALKNLGYSGCITITALGILTSIDTDVLRAIYSSGVSLIHINTHHFGFAMELLSWESFLASVRAEAIESVVHDKEPGWFCARCCRGGDQGFENFASHLKGHPHVSPESPLEIKRTTRGMF; encoded by the exons ATGATGGCGACGAAGGAGTCTGAAACAACGGTCTTTTGGGATATGATCACTTGTCCCGTTACCTCGTCATCTGATGCTAGTCGGGTTGGCCAGTGTATAAAACTAGCGTTGAAGAATTTAGGCTACTCTGGATGTATCACCATCACAGCACTTGGCATACTAACAAGCATCGATACCGACGTCCTGCGAGCCATCTATTCCTCTGGAGTCTCTCTTATTCACATCAATACCC ATCACTTTGGCTTTGCTATGGAACTGTTGTCGTGGGAAAGCTTTCTTGCAAGCGTACGGGCAG AAGCAATTGAGTCAGTGGTACATGACAAGGAGCCGGGTTGGTTTTGCGCACGTTGTTGTCGTGGCGGCGACCAAGGCTTCGAAAATTTCGCCTCACATCTCAAAGGTCATCCTCAC GTTTCCCCTGAATCTCCTTTGGAGATAAAACGAACAACCAGAGGCATGTTTTAA